Proteins encoded in a region of the Stieleria neptunia genome:
- a CDS encoding NAD(P)/FAD-dependent oxidoreductase: protein MKSAYDCVVIGAGPAGGSAASITAEAGLETLLIERERVPRFHVGESLMPETFWPLQRLGLTDRIRAAGWQVKKSVQFVSHRGNESAPFFFREHDQRECSDTWQVERSEFDKMLFDRAAELGADCYDETRLADVRFDDAGKAIGVVVKDQSGQSKQIDCKVVIDATGQQSFLANKLGLKEVNPDLKKAAIWGYYRDAVRGDGDNEGATIILQTESKNAWFWFIPLSRGITSIGCVADNDFLLKGRGTQEQVFAEELERCPGLKPRLEPATRLGGLRTAKEFSYMTKQHAGDGWVLVGDAFGFIDPVYSSGVYFALDMGVRAGDAVVQGIRENDVSGERLAAWADEFKQGAMWVRKLVHAFYTKEFSIGHFMKEHPEHRGTLTDLLIGRIFKEGAEKMFDDMEKSIQQAKVAMAS, encoded by the coding sequence ATGAAGTCTGCCTACGATTGTGTTGTCATTGGTGCAGGGCCTGCCGGAGGCTCGGCGGCTTCCATCACCGCCGAAGCCGGTCTTGAAACACTGTTGATCGAGCGGGAGCGTGTTCCCCGGTTTCACGTCGGCGAGTCGCTGATGCCGGAAACGTTCTGGCCACTCCAACGATTGGGGCTGACCGATCGGATTCGAGCGGCCGGATGGCAGGTCAAAAAAAGTGTGCAATTCGTCTCCCACCGCGGCAATGAATCGGCACCGTTTTTCTTTCGCGAGCACGACCAGCGCGAGTGCAGCGACACGTGGCAGGTCGAACGAAGTGAATTCGACAAGATGTTGTTTGATCGAGCGGCGGAGTTGGGTGCCGACTGCTACGACGAGACCCGCTTGGCCGATGTGCGTTTTGATGATGCCGGCAAGGCGATCGGCGTCGTCGTCAAAGATCAATCGGGCCAATCCAAGCAGATCGATTGCAAGGTCGTCATCGATGCGACCGGCCAACAATCCTTCCTCGCCAACAAGCTGGGATTGAAAGAGGTCAATCCCGACCTGAAGAAAGCCGCAATCTGGGGCTACTACCGTGACGCCGTGCGGGGCGACGGCGACAACGAAGGGGCGACGATCATTCTGCAAACCGAATCCAAAAACGCTTGGTTTTGGTTCATCCCGCTGTCCCGCGGCATCACCAGCATCGGTTGCGTCGCCGACAACGACTTTTTGCTTAAAGGCCGAGGGACTCAGGAACAGGTCTTTGCGGAGGAATTGGAGCGGTGCCCGGGACTGAAACCGCGCTTGGAACCGGCGACCCGACTGGGCGGATTGCGAACCGCCAAAGAGTTTTCTTACATGACCAAGCAACACGCCGGCGATGGCTGGGTGTTGGTCGGCGACGCCTTCGGGTTCATCGACCCGGTCTATTCCTCCGGTGTTTACTTTGCACTGGACATGGGCGTGCGAGCCGGTGATGCCGTCGTACAAGGCATCCGGGAAAACGACGTGTCCGGAGAACGGCTGGCCGCTTGGGCCGACGAATTCAAACAAGGGGCGATGTGGGTGCGAAAGCTGGTCCATGCGTTCTATACCAAAGAATTCAGCATCGGCCACTTCATGAAAGAACATCCCGAGCATCGCGGCACGTTGACCGATTTGCTGATCGGACGAATTTTCAAAGAGGGCGCCGAAAAGATGTTCGACGACATGGAAAAATCGATCCAGCAGGCCAAGGTGGCGATGGCGTCGTAG
- a CDS encoding redoxin domain-containing protein: protein MFYRSLLVVAILSATAVNASVLLAQAAPPETQPVLLQMIRDDAVHRELNLSDDQIRQIHDALAPIDGPWFRVRIRPVAERIETISRLTDQLTDALAKILDQKQMERLDQLHNQALGTRMIVRDKTAAALGVSPAKRESLYEVFAETDRVVTAVQQQVQDQQADNAAAAKQINQAKADEKQAVVDALTNQQKRTLSALTGPSFDFSAVKRMYPAAPELTREGASWLQGDPGTLNDLKGKVVAVHFYAFQCINCRRNLPHYNGWHADYADDGLVVIGIQTPETPAERSAERVAAAIETEQIQYPVLMDAQSANWKQWSNTMWPTVYLIDKQGFLRRWWQGEMNWKGTPGEKQMRETIEQLLAE, encoded by the coding sequence ATGTTCTACAGATCACTCTTGGTTGTCGCGATCCTGTCCGCGACGGCCGTCAACGCATCGGTTTTGCTTGCCCAGGCCGCACCGCCGGAAACCCAACCGGTGTTGCTGCAAATGATCCGCGACGATGCAGTGCATCGGGAATTGAACCTGTCCGACGATCAGATCCGCCAGATTCATGACGCGCTGGCGCCAATCGACGGGCCTTGGTTTCGCGTCCGAATCCGTCCCGTCGCGGAACGAATCGAAACGATCAGTCGCTTGACCGACCAACTGACCGATGCCTTGGCCAAAATTCTGGATCAAAAACAGATGGAGCGTCTGGATCAGTTGCACAACCAGGCCCTCGGCACCCGGATGATCGTCCGCGACAAAACCGCTGCGGCGCTGGGGGTGTCGCCGGCGAAACGAGAATCACTGTATGAAGTCTTCGCAGAGACCGATCGCGTTGTCACAGCGGTTCAGCAACAAGTGCAGGATCAGCAAGCGGACAATGCCGCCGCTGCCAAGCAAATCAACCAGGCGAAAGCGGACGAGAAGCAAGCGGTTGTCGATGCGTTGACGAACCAGCAAAAACGCACGCTCAGTGCGTTGACCGGTCCGTCGTTCGATTTTTCCGCCGTCAAACGCATGTATCCCGCGGCACCGGAGTTGACCCGCGAAGGGGCAAGTTGGTTGCAGGGCGATCCGGGAACACTCAATGATCTGAAAGGCAAGGTCGTCGCGGTCCATTTCTACGCGTTCCAATGCATCAACTGCCGACGCAATCTGCCCCACTACAACGGCTGGCATGCCGACTATGCCGACGACGGGTTGGTGGTGATCGGAATCCAAACCCCGGAAACCCCCGCCGAACGATCGGCCGAGCGGGTCGCCGCGGCCATCGAGACCGAACAGATCCAATACCCGGTGTTGATGGACGCCCAGTCGGCCAATTGGAAACAGTGGTCCAACACGATGTGGCCGACCGTGTATCTGATCGACAAACAAGGTTTCTTGCGGCGTTGGTGGCAGGGGGAAATGAATTGGAAGGGGACGCCGGGGGAGAAGCAAATGCGGGAGACGATCGAGCAGTTGCTCGCGGAGTGA
- a CDS encoding KpsF/GutQ family sugar-phosphate isomerase, with protein MLSKVPKTLLERLRSVREIISREATALSQAAQTIGPASVAAAELTAACSGNVVVTGVGKAGLVGQKLVATLASTGTPAHFLHPTEAIHGDFGRVKSDDLVWAFSNSGRSEEITRIASQLRQQGSGLISFTADDDNPLAAAATCRVVYGRHAEACPHGLAPTSSTTVMMAVGDAVALLASQLREFSARDFAKFHPGGALGRKLSNVGQLMRPLTCCRVANQSVSIRQCMVSCSISGRRSGAVMLTNDDGQLTGIFTDSDLARLLESRCEEALDGPIRAKMTLDPHCVAPQTLLSDAIALLSQLRISELPVVDSDRKPIGMVDITDLITLGEISHPSDPATSPSTIPFHG; from the coding sequence GTGCTGTCGAAAGTGCCCAAAACGCTTCTGGAGCGACTGCGGTCGGTTCGTGAAATCATCTCCCGGGAGGCGACTGCGTTGTCGCAGGCCGCCCAAACCATCGGGCCCGCTTCGGTCGCGGCGGCTGAACTAACGGCGGCATGTTCCGGCAATGTCGTCGTCACGGGCGTGGGCAAGGCCGGTTTGGTGGGCCAAAAGCTGGTCGCCACGTTGGCCAGCACGGGAACCCCCGCCCACTTTCTGCACCCGACCGAAGCCATCCACGGAGACTTTGGCCGCGTCAAAAGCGACGATTTGGTCTGGGCGTTCTCCAATTCCGGCCGCAGCGAAGAGATCACGCGGATCGCATCCCAATTGCGGCAACAGGGATCCGGGCTGATTTCGTTTACCGCCGACGATGACAATCCGTTGGCCGCCGCGGCGACCTGCAGGGTCGTCTACGGACGCCACGCCGAGGCCTGTCCGCACGGGCTGGCCCCGACCAGCAGCACAACGGTGATGATGGCCGTCGGTGACGCGGTGGCGTTGTTGGCCAGCCAGTTGCGCGAGTTCTCCGCGCGTGATTTCGCCAAGTTTCACCCCGGCGGCGCGCTCGGCCGAAAACTTTCCAACGTCGGCCAATTGATGCGTCCCCTGACGTGCTGTCGTGTCGCCAATCAGTCGGTCTCGATTCGCCAGTGTATGGTTTCGTGTTCGATTTCCGGACGCCGCAGCGGCGCGGTGATGTTGACCAACGATGACGGCCAGCTGACCGGGATTTTCACCGACAGCGATCTCGCCCGGTTGCTGGAATCACGCTGTGAAGAAGCGTTGGATGGTCCGATCCGAGCCAAGATGACGCTCGACCCGCACTGTGTCGCACCGCAAACGCTACTCAGCGACGCGATCGCGCTGCTCAGCCAGCTTCGGATCAGCGAGTTGCCGGTCGTGGATTCCGATCGCAAGCCGATTGGGATGGTCGACATCACCGATTTGATCACGCTGGGCGAAATCAGCCACCCCTCCGACCCCGCGACCTCGCCGTCGACGATTCCATTTCACGGTTAA
- a CDS encoding KdsC family phosphatase yields MPVSSDSDHSVAQPIQCILSDVDGVMTDGRIIYDSAGAETKQFHVRDGLGIKLWMQAGFPFGIITARNSPMVERRAVELGISHVSQGSGDKLQRALEILPEWGCELSSVCYIGDDLPDVPVMRRVGLAVAPADAAADVRNVAHWVLSSSGGHGAVRETIERLLRAKSLWSAAEASA; encoded by the coding sequence ATGCCAGTTTCATCCGACAGCGATCACTCCGTTGCCCAACCGATTCAATGCATCCTGTCGGATGTCGATGGAGTGATGACCGATGGCCGGATCATCTATGACTCGGCCGGTGCGGAAACCAAACAGTTTCATGTTCGCGATGGGTTGGGCATCAAACTCTGGATGCAGGCCGGGTTCCCGTTTGGCATCATCACCGCCCGAAACAGCCCGATGGTCGAGCGACGTGCCGTGGAGCTCGGGATCAGCCATGTCAGCCAAGGCAGCGGCGACAAGTTGCAACGCGCGTTGGAGATCCTTCCCGAATGGGGCTGCGAACTGTCGTCGGTTTGCTACATCGGTGACGATCTGCCGGACGTCCCCGTGATGCGGCGCGTCGGTCTTGCCGTCGCTCCGGCCGACGCCGCGGCCGACGTACGAAACGTCGCCCACTGGGTGCTCTCCAGCAGCGGCGGACACGGCGCGGTTCGCGAGACGATCGAGCGACTGTTGCGCGCCAAGAGTCTTTGGTCTGCGGCGGAGGCATCAGCGTGA
- a CDS encoding PEGA domain-containing protein, translating to MPMPASRLDRRLFLVVAVSCCCVAATGCVRRRMTVRTNPPGAMVSVDNQVIGASPAATPFVFYGTREFRIEADGYRTETIRRRFNPPWYQWPGIDFVAETLWPGEIRDERIIDVTLVPKTLPASEEIIARADGLRQQSNSGMVTAPRQ from the coding sequence ATGCCGATGCCCGCCAGCCGTCTTGATCGCCGCTTGTTTCTCGTCGTGGCCGTATCGTGTTGCTGCGTGGCCGCGACAGGCTGTGTCCGCCGACGGATGACGGTTCGCACCAATCCTCCCGGCGCCATGGTCTCGGTCGACAATCAGGTCATCGGGGCGTCACCGGCTGCGACCCCGTTTGTTTTTTACGGGACGCGCGAGTTTCGCATCGAGGCCGACGGGTATCGCACCGAAACGATCCGGCGCCGATTCAACCCGCCCTGGTACCAGTGGCCGGGCATCGACTTTGTCGCCGAAACGCTCTGGCCGGGCGAGATTCGTGACGAACGCATCATCGACGTGACCCTGGTCCCTAAGACGCTGCCGGCATCGGAAGAGATCATCGCCAGAGCCGACGGGCTGCGCCAGCAATCCAATTCGGGAATGGTGACCGCGCCGCGACAGTGA
- a CDS encoding BBP7 family outer membrane beta-barrel protein: protein MSFLSLLRNPWTAAVSGCVWMAFGSNLEILSAAEGRPLAQNNIAVPSDEESPLMTWRPVSTGKTDGKPNRQQRPQNHQRQSVATVSHESFPGESFDAHCDTLGCDSMGMMKHQRTAFSVHTEYLLWSLDAVDLPALVTTSPTGTSADDTGRLGQSGTSVLFGGTGVGDELRSGARVTLNWGVNACGDGFELSGLGVFEDTETFRDSRSLLARPVFDTGSNTESAMLIAHPDFLTGNISVQVDSELYAFDVMRRQRLCTSSCDQLDLLVGYRHGRLDESLRIDQASTFTAAQGQIIAGTTQSLFDDFQAENRFHGAQIGLHYLRRLRSHSTFNAMAKLGFGVNQAEARIDGQTTNTVPGGGSSTFTGGLLAQSTNIGSYDESEFSVIPELGVMFTTRLDRYIELSIGYNVLIWSNTLRVADMMDRNVSQFPPEVPSGTRDPSFEFETDTFIAHGLSFGAVVSF, encoded by the coding sequence ATGTCGTTTCTGTCCCTGCTGCGAAACCCTTGGACTGCCGCCGTTTCTGGCTGTGTGTGGATGGCTTTCGGATCCAACCTCGAAATCCTGTCTGCCGCCGAAGGACGCCCGCTTGCGCAAAATAACATCGCCGTACCGTCGGACGAGGAATCGCCGCTGATGACCTGGCGACCGGTCTCGACTGGCAAGACCGACGGCAAACCGAATCGCCAACAACGTCCCCAGAATCACCAGCGTCAATCGGTCGCCACCGTGTCGCATGAATCTTTCCCCGGCGAATCGTTCGATGCCCACTGTGATACCCTCGGTTGTGACAGCATGGGCATGATGAAACATCAGCGAACCGCGTTTTCCGTCCATACCGAGTACCTGCTGTGGTCACTCGACGCGGTCGACCTGCCCGCCTTGGTCACAACCAGCCCCACAGGTACGTCGGCGGATGACACGGGGCGATTGGGCCAGTCAGGAACATCAGTTTTATTTGGCGGAACCGGCGTCGGTGACGAATTGCGATCTGGCGCTCGAGTCACGCTCAATTGGGGCGTCAATGCATGCGGCGACGGATTTGAATTGAGCGGCCTGGGCGTCTTCGAGGACACCGAGACGTTTCGCGATAGCCGCTCATTGTTGGCCCGCCCCGTCTTTGACACCGGATCGAACACCGAAAGCGCGATGCTGATCGCCCATCCAGATTTCTTGACCGGCAACATTTCTGTACAGGTTGATAGTGAATTGTATGCCTTTGACGTCATGCGTCGTCAGCGACTGTGCACGTCATCGTGCGACCAGTTGGACCTGTTGGTCGGCTATCGTCATGGGCGTCTGGATGAATCGTTGCGGATCGACCAGGCCAGCACGTTCACCGCGGCTCAGGGACAAATCATCGCCGGAACGACCCAATCCCTGTTTGACGACTTCCAAGCGGAAAACCGGTTCCATGGTGCCCAGATCGGGCTGCACTATCTGCGTCGACTTCGCAGCCATTCCACCTTCAACGCGATGGCAAAGCTCGGTTTTGGAGTCAATCAGGCCGAGGCACGGATCGACGGTCAAACGACCAATACGGTTCCCGGAGGCGGATCGAGCACCTTCACCGGTGGGCTGCTGGCTCAATCGACCAACATCGGCAGCTATGATGAATCGGAGTTCAGCGTGATTCCCGAATTGGGTGTGATGTTCACGACGCGATTGGACCGCTACATCGAACTGTCGATCGGCTACAACGTGTTGATCTGGTCCAACACGTTGCGTGTGGCGGACATGATGGATCGCAACGTCTCACAGTTCCCTCCGGAGGTTCCGTCGGGAACGCGTGACCCGTCATTTGAATTCGAAACCGACACCTTCATCGCCCACGGGCTGAGCTTCGGCGCCGTGGTTTCGTTCTAG
- a CDS encoding cadherin domain-containing protein — translation MRQHTKGFFSRLASRHWSARHSRNRSRKQFGRRSRLETLESRRVLAATIASFSPTPSGFVAELSEEIDTSVINLYDSENGLAGAADVTLTGANTGDVAGSLILDGTSVTFIASGGPLAADTYTVTLRSAADGFTDLADGELLDGDDDSVAGGDFVDTFTVSSGPALVVSLPDFVRGPTQTIQVPAAGSGEDLPPGLPIQLSDADGVTSLTLTIEYDPTLLDISGVQLGSDAPANSQVDVNLTVPGVATISFFSLAPLDAGAADLVDIIATVPEDATYGTSQSVRMTSIEVNAGGLDATGDDALHVVAFAGDVNQNRRYDAEDARLIARVGVDLDSGFVFSNPTSTTASTRLYPNIDPVLLGDVTGVDGVSPLDASDVLRRVVGLSTPNIPDLPDAQAPTGISLSSDSIDDSVAVGTTVGTFTTSDPDSGDTHTYTLASGTGDTDNASFTINGNSLVTAQTFDASAQNSVTIRVRSTDSTGRFVERVLTLTIEHANAAPTALAIDSTTVDENVSSGTAVGTFSTTDADSGDTHTYSIVSIDGSTTSTAFTISADALLVGTALDFETKSSYSVVVRSTDAGGLSVDQTFTINVSDVNETPTALTLSNSTVGADAAVGTTVGTLATTDVDSGDTFSYSLVSGTGDDDNASFSISGDELQTAATLDFSSQTSYSVRVRTTDAGGETFEQVFTITQGDSAPSEVTLSSDTVAENSAAATVVGDLQTTDSNPSDSHTYTLVSGDGDDDNASFTISGGQLLTAESFDFESQDSYTIRVRSTDSTSLFVEQVLVISVTNVNEAATTISLSHSSVADGQPSGTAVGTLSSDDPDNADTLTYTLVSGTGDDDNASFTISDDQLTTAFAADQSTKSSYSIRVNVTDADGLSVENTFTISITNENVAPTAVALSNATIAEDAAVDSVVGTLTTTDANSSDVFVYTLVAGTGDTDNASFAIDGDTLTLNTALDFETQSSYSVRVRSTDPFGLFVEDVFTISVSDVNEAPDALTLDSTELTDGDPSGTSVGTLSVTDPDSGDSATYSLVAGDGDTDNASFTISGTELVTAFAADFFQQGSYSVRIQAEDAGGLVVEQTFTITVAEPNSAPSAISLSANTVAEDSAANTAIGTLSSTDANPSDSHTYTLVSGSGDTDNASFVISGDELQIADVADFETQSSYSIRVRSTDSAGLSTEETFVVNVTDVNEGPSTVSLSSSHVADGEASGTVVGVLSSDDPDASETLTYTLVSGTGGDDNAEFTINGDQLLTAFAADQSTKSSYSIRVHVQDADGLNAEQTFTISVTESNVAPTAIALSQTTVAENVAVGTVVGTLTTTDANASDTHSYQLVAGDGDSDNASFTIVDGVVQTAADLDFETQSAYSIRVRTTDNFGESFEQAVSISVSDVNETPENLGLSFSSVADDQPADTVIGDLFADDPDSGDTLTLSLVSGDGDTDNADFKIENNQLVITEAVDDAIQSLYSVRVRAEDSQGLFTEQVFSIDVTETNVAPSAVLLSNSTLTDGDPSGTVVGTLTATDSNSSDIHSFSLVAGSGDTDNASFTIDGDQLKSAVAIDSGSPSSFSIRVLALDRYGLTVEQVLTITVQSS, via the coding sequence ATGCGTCAACACACCAAGGGATTTTTCTCGCGTCTCGCGTCTCGCCACTGGTCCGCCCGGCATTCTCGCAACCGCTCGCGGAAGCAATTCGGACGTCGAAGTCGACTGGAAACACTGGAATCGCGACGTGTGTTGGCCGCCACCATCGCTTCGTTTAGCCCCACGCCCAGCGGGTTTGTGGCGGAACTGAGCGAAGAAATTGACACCTCAGTCATCAACCTCTACGACTCCGAAAACGGCCTGGCGGGCGCCGCCGATGTGACCCTGACCGGCGCGAATACGGGAGACGTCGCGGGATCGTTGATCCTTGACGGCACTTCAGTGACTTTCATCGCTAGCGGCGGACCCTTGGCGGCCGACACCTACACCGTGACGCTGCGTAGTGCGGCCGATGGGTTCACGGATCTGGCGGACGGCGAATTGCTGGACGGGGACGACGATTCCGTGGCGGGCGGAGACTTTGTCGATACCTTCACCGTCTCCAGCGGACCGGCGCTCGTCGTCAGCTTGCCAGACTTCGTGCGCGGCCCGACGCAAACGATCCAGGTCCCGGCCGCCGGCAGCGGAGAGGATCTGCCGCCGGGATTGCCGATTCAATTGAGCGATGCCGACGGGGTCACGTCGTTGACGTTGACGATCGAATACGATCCGACGTTGCTGGATATCAGCGGCGTCCAACTGGGCAGCGATGCTCCGGCCAACAGTCAAGTCGATGTCAATTTGACCGTCCCCGGCGTCGCCACTATCTCCTTCTTCAGTCTCGCCCCGTTGGACGCCGGCGCCGCCGATCTGGTCGACATCATCGCAACCGTCCCCGAAGACGCGACGTATGGGACCAGCCAATCCGTCCGCATGACATCGATCGAAGTCAACGCGGGGGGCTTGGATGCAACCGGCGACGACGCCTTGCATGTCGTGGCGTTCGCGGGCGACGTGAATCAAAACCGACGCTACGATGCCGAAGACGCTCGGTTGATCGCCCGGGTCGGAGTGGATCTGGATTCAGGGTTCGTGTTCTCCAACCCGACCAGCACCACCGCGTCGACTCGCTTGTACCCCAACATTGACCCCGTCCTGTTGGGCGACGTGACCGGTGTCGATGGAGTCAGCCCGTTGGATGCCAGCGATGTGCTGCGCCGAGTCGTGGGGCTGTCGACGCCGAACATTCCCGACCTTCCCGATGCCCAAGCGCCGACGGGAATCAGTTTGTCATCCGACAGCATCGATGATTCAGTCGCCGTCGGCACGACCGTGGGCACCTTCACGACCTCCGACCCCGACTCCGGTGACACTCACACCTACACACTCGCCAGCGGAACCGGCGATACCGACAACGCGTCGTTCACCATCAACGGCAACTCGCTCGTTACCGCACAAACCTTCGATGCTTCCGCCCAGAACTCGGTCACGATCCGTGTCCGATCGACCGATTCGACCGGCCGTTTCGTCGAACGAGTGCTGACGTTGACGATCGAGCATGCCAACGCTGCTCCGACCGCTCTGGCGATCGACAGCACGACGGTCGACGAAAACGTGTCCAGCGGAACGGCCGTCGGCACCTTCAGCACCACCGATGCGGACAGCGGTGACACCCACACTTACAGCATCGTTTCCATCGACGGAAGTACCACCAGCACCGCGTTCACCATCTCCGCAGACGCACTGCTGGTCGGCACGGCGCTGGACTTTGAAACAAAATCCAGCTACAGCGTGGTCGTGCGAAGCACCGATGCGGGCGGTTTGTCGGTCGACCAGACGTTTACCATCAACGTTTCAGACGTCAACGAAACGCCGACCGCGCTGACCCTCAGCAACTCCACCGTCGGAGCGGACGCAGCGGTCGGCACGACGGTCGGCACGCTCGCCACCACCGATGTCGATTCCGGCGATACCTTCTCGTATTCCCTGGTCAGTGGAACCGGAGACGACGACAACGCCTCGTTCTCCATCTCCGGCGACGAACTTCAAACCGCCGCGACGTTGGATTTCAGTTCGCAAACCAGCTATAGCGTGCGGGTGCGGACGACCGACGCCGGCGGTGAAACGTTCGAACAGGTGTTTACGATCACACAAGGTGATTCGGCACCTTCGGAAGTCACGCTCAGCAGCGACACGGTTGCCGAAAACAGCGCGGCCGCGACCGTGGTCGGTGACCTGCAAACAACCGATTCCAACCCCAGTGATTCGCACACCTACACGCTGGTGTCCGGCGACGGTGACGACGACAACGCATCCTTCACGATCTCCGGCGGACAACTTCTGACCGCGGAATCGTTCGATTTTGAATCGCAAGACTCCTACACGATCCGCGTCCGCAGCACCGACTCGACCAGCCTGTTTGTCGAACAAGTGCTGGTGATTTCCGTTACCAATGTCAACGAAGCGGCCACCACGATTTCGCTCAGTCATTCCAGCGTCGCCGACGGCCAACCCAGCGGAACCGCGGTGGGAACGCTCTCCAGCGATGACCCCGACAACGCCGACACGCTGACGTACACGCTCGTGTCCGGGACCGGCGATGATGACAACGCGTCCTTCACGATTTCCGATGACCAACTGACGACCGCGTTCGCAGCGGACCAAAGTACAAAGTCCAGTTACTCGATTCGGGTCAACGTCACCGACGCCGACGGGCTCTCCGTCGAAAACACCTTCACGATCAGCATCACCAACGAGAATGTTGCCCCGACCGCGGTCGCACTCAGCAATGCGACGATCGCCGAAGACGCCGCCGTGGATTCCGTTGTCGGAACGTTGACCACCACCGATGCGAATTCGTCAGACGTGTTTGTTTACACCTTGGTTGCCGGCACCGGCGATACCGACAACGCGTCCTTCGCCATCGACGGCGACACGCTGACACTCAACACCGCATTGGATTTCGAGACCCAGTCCAGCTATAGCGTCCGTGTTCGCAGCACCGATCCGTTCGGGCTGTTCGTCGAAGACGTGTTCACGATCTCGGTCTCCGATGTCAACGAAGCACCGGATGCACTCACGCTCGACTCGACGGAGCTCACTGACGGCGACCCCAGCGGCACATCGGTCGGCACGCTTTCTGTCACCGACCCCGACTCCGGCGATTCGGCGACCTACTCGTTGGTCGCCGGCGACGGCGATACCGACAACGCTTCGTTCACGATTTCGGGGACGGAACTGGTCACGGCATTCGCCGCCGACTTCTTCCAACAAGGCAGCTATAGCGTTCGCATTCAAGCCGAAGATGCGGGCGGTTTGGTTGTCGAGCAGACGTTTACGATCACCGTGGCCGAGCCCAATAGCGCTCCGTCGGCGATCAGTCTGTCGGCCAACACCGTCGCGGAGGATTCCGCCGCCAACACCGCCATCGGAACGCTGTCCAGTACCGACGCGAATCCATCCGACTCGCATACCTACACCCTGGTCAGCGGCAGCGGTGACACCGACAACGCCTCGTTTGTGATCAGCGGCGACGAGTTGCAGATCGCTGATGTTGCCGACTTCGAGACTCAATCGTCCTACAGCATCCGCGTCCGCAGCACGGATTCCGCCGGACTGTCGACCGAAGAAACATTTGTCGTCAATGTCACGGATGTCAATGAAGGCCCATCGACGGTGTCTCTCAGTTCGTCACACGTCGCTGACGGGGAAGCATCGGGAACGGTTGTCGGCGTGCTTAGCAGCGATGACCCCGACGCGTCGGAGACGTTGACCTACACGCTGGTCAGTGGAACCGGCGGCGACGACAATGCCGAGTTCACGATCAACGGCGATCAACTGCTGACCGCCTTCGCGGCCGATCAGTCCACCAAAAGCAGTTACTCGATCCGCGTCCACGTCCAGGACGCCGATGGCCTGAACGCCGAGCAGACCTTCACGATCAGCGTCACCGAATCCAACGTCGCACCCACCGCGATTGCGTTGTCGCAGACGACCGTCGCCGAAAACGTTGCGGTGGGTACCGTGGTGGGGACGTTGACGACGACCGACGCCAATGCCAGCGATACGCATTCCTACCAGCTTGTTGCCGGAGACGGCGACAGCGACAATGCGTCCTTCACGATCGTCGACGGCGTTGTGCAAACCGCGGCGGACCTGGATTTTGAAACACAGTCGGCGTACAGCATCCGTGTTCGCACCACCGACAATTTTGGCGAATCGTTTGAACAAGCGGTTTCCATTTCCGTGTCCGACGTCAATGAGACGCCGGAAAACCTGGGGCTCAGCTTTTCATCGGTCGCCGACGACCAGCCCGCCGACACCGTGATCGGAGACCTGTTCGCCGACGACCCCGACAGCGGCGACACGTTGACGCTGTCTCTCGTCTCCGGCGATGGCGACACCGACAACGCCGACTTCAAGATCGAGAACAATCAGCTCGTGATCACCGAAGCGGTCGACGATGCGATCCAATCGCTGTACTCGGTTCGCGTACGGGCCGAAGATTCGCAGGGACTGTTCACCGAGCAAGTCTTCAGCATCGACGTGACCGAAACCAACGTCGCGCCTTCGGCCGTGTTGCTCAGCAATTCAACACTGACCGACGGTGATCCGTCGGGAACGGTGGTCGGCACGTTGACGGCGACGGATTCCAATTCATCCGACATCCATAGCTTCAGCTTGGTTGCCGGATCTGGAGATACCGACAACGCCTCGTTCACGATCGACGGCGATCAATTGAAGTCGGCGGTGGCAATCGATTCCGGATCACCCAGTTCGTTCAGCATTCGTGTGCTCGCACTAGACCGCTACGGCCTGACCGTCGAACAGGTGCTGACGATCACCGTTCAGTCGTCCTAA